DNA from Chitinophaga pendula:
CAGCGCATCGATACCTGGGTTCAGGCCTGTATCCCTGATGAAATCAGGATCGTTGCCGCTATATCCGGTGATGGTAAACAGGTTACCACCCGTTACATATACCCGCAGGTTGCGGATGATCGGCGTGTTTTTGAAACTGAAATTATATCCCAGGGTGATCTCGTCTATTTTCACGTGGTCGCCTTTCTCCAGGTAGTAATCAGAGTACTGATAAGTATCATTCAGCTTCGCATGTTTGGTAAATGCAGTACGGAGTACGTTGTTAGGTACCGCTACTTTGTTACCATATGCCAGCTCCATCGTGTTCAGTATCTTATAGCCGAATTTGCCTCTCATGAAGATGCGCAGATCCAGGTTTTTATAATGGAAAGTGTTGGTGAGTGAAGCGTAGAACTTGGGAATAGCATTACCCAATACCACGTGATCCTGTTGAGAGTTGATCTTGTCGAATGTTACTTTTGAGCCATCTTTTTTGTAGAACAGCCATTTGCCATCGTCAGTAAATCCGGCAAAACGTTTACCATAGAAGTTACCCAGTCTTTCCCCTTCATTGGTACGGATAGCATTACCTAATGCGCCGGCGCCGCCAATATCACCATAGGTTTTGAAGTCCAGTTTGTAGAGATCGTTGGAGAATTTATCCAGACGGGTGTTGTTGGTGCTCGCCGCGAGATCTACGTTCCAGGTAAAGTTTTTGTTGGTCACAGGGATACCACTCAGTGTCAGTTCCACACCGCGGGCAGAGATAGAACCAACGTTCACATATATAGATTCTCTGATGAACGGAGGTTGCTGAGAGGTAAATGTTTCCAGCAGGTCTTCTGTCGTACGTTTGTATACATCTATCGCACCGCTCAACCGGCCTTTGAACAGGCTAAAGTCCACCCCTATGTTCCATTCTTTTTTCTTTTCCCATCTCAGGTCCGGGTTGGGGTTACGGTTAGGACCATACGTTTGTCTCCAGAAACCATCTGGATAGATGTAGTTACCACCGGTGCCCATGGTTACCAGGGAGGCGTAGTTGGCGATACCGGAGTTACCGGTGATGCCGTAACCTACTCTCAGTTTCAATGCATCTACCACGGGTACCATGTTCATGAAACGTTCTTCTTTAATATTCCAACCCGCGGATACGGCCGGGAAGTTTCCCCATTTGTTGTTGGCACCGAAACGGGAAGAACCTTCTCTACGGAATATGACCTGCGCCATGTATTTATTCTTATAGGCATAGTTCACTCTTCCGAAAAATGCAATCAGCGTGTTATCATTCTTATAAGAGTTCATACCTGCTTTACCCTCGGTCAGTTTGGAGCCGGCATCCAGTTTATTCTCCTGGAATACGTCGTTGAGGAAACCCCAGTTGTTGGCGTTAAAGCCCTGTTCTACGCCATAGCGGTAGCTATAACCAGTGATAGCGGTCAGGTTATGATCTTTAGCGATGGTCGTTACATACTCCAGGGTAGGTTCTACAGCGTAGTTCACTTTCAGCTCTGTATTCTGGGAGGCGTAGCCGGAAGAGTCGTAGTTCTCTTTGGAGGACTCGGATTTCTGCAGGCGGTAGGCGCCATCCAGCCAGCTATCGCGTTGTACGGAAGCGAAGATGGAGGCTTTCAGTCCTTTGATGATTTCCAGTCCCAGTTTGGCGTCACCGGAGGTGGTTTGTTGCTGTCGGCGATTGGTTTCCTGAGACAGGCGAGCCAGTTCGTTGGTACCATTCCGTTCGAACAGCCAGGAGCCATCCGGATTGTAGGGAGAGGTGGTGGGGTTGGCAGTGAGGTAGCCTTCCCATCCGCCGCCGCCCAGCATGTTGGCTTTGTTGAAGTTGGTGGTCAGGTTGAGCTGAAGGCTGAGGCGGTCTTGCAGGCCACGGCTGGTAATGCTGACACGGCCACCATACTGCTGGCGGGCATTTTCTTTGGCAATACCCTGGAGATCCTGGTAGTACAGGCTTACGCGATAGGTGCTTTTGTCGTTACCACCGGAGAAAGCCAGGTTATGGTTCTGTGTGAGGTTAGCGTGGTTGATGAGCAGATCGAGGAAGTCGGTACGGTTGCCACGGTCTGTTGTTTTGATCTCTCCGGAGGCAATTTTAGCTGCAAATTCTTCCCCGGTCAGGAACTTAGGTCTGCGTTGTACGTATTCCTTGCGGATATAGGAAGCATAGTCTACTTTCATAGGACCTGAGCGGCCACGTTTGGTGGTGATGAGGATAACGCCACCATTAGCCTGTGTACCGTAGATAGCAGCTGCAGAGCCATCTTTCAGAACGTCGATGGAAGCGACATCATCCTGCTGCAGCAGGTCCAGGTTACCACCCGGTATCCCATCGATTACGATCAGTGGAGAGATGCTACCGGTGAGGGAGGTAGCGCCCCGCAACTGGATGGCAACACCGGAGTTCGGGTTGGTACCGGAGGTGCGGGTGATGGCGAGGCCCGCTACCTTACCCTGGATGAGGTCCAGTGCGTTACGTGCACCTCCCTGACGGAAGTCTTCTGCTTTTACGGAGGTAACGGCAGAGGTTACTTCGGATTTCTTTTGTGTGCCATAGCCGACTACGACTACGTCTTGCAGGGATTTAACATCTGCTACCAATGCTACGTTGATGGTGCCGGCGCTGGCAACGGCGCGTTCCAATTGCTGATAGCCGACGAAGGAGAATATGATGGTGTTTCCATCTGCCGGGACGGTCAGCCGATAGGAGCCATCGGCGCCTGTTTGTGTACCTGTCTTGCCATTTTTGACCTGTACGGTAACGCCCGGCAGCGGGCTGTTATCCTGTGAGTCGGTCACCTTGCCGGTGATGACTTTCGACTGTGCGTAAATGGATAATGCCAGCAACAGCCAGACACTACTTTGCGCGCACACTTTAAAAAGAAAAAGTGTAGTTTTCTTCATATTAGTTGATTTTGGTTATCCTAAAATGTAGGGAGTAGCAAGGCAGGCCTGGACGCTGCGGTGCTAACGTGGAATATGCACTTCAATGTTCAATAGTATGGATTGCAAAAACGTTTTAGCAACCGCTACTTAAAAAAGATCCTGTGCGTGGGATCCTCTGTTGTGATGGAAAAACGGTGTTTTTTTGTTGATGTTGTGACGATCAGTTCATAGTTCGCAAGTAAGATTAATTGGTTAATGGTTGATAATAATAATTCTGCTGGATAATAAGTTGGTGATGTTGAGCTAGAATACAAGCAACATTTGACGAATTGATTTTGATGAATTTATAACCCTTATTGTGCTATTGGTGCGTTAAAAATAGATAAGTTTTTTTCGTATCAAAACTGCTGCTATAAATTTATCCTGATTAGGTAATTATTCCCTAATCAATAGTCAAAAAAAGATCAGAGCGTTAGGTTTGCAGATGGGAAATGGGTATTTTGGTCCTGCCACTGCTGGCCAGCTGCAGTTTAGTTGCAGGACTATTGGCTAGCTTTAGTTTTTTACCTGTGCCCAACAAGCTCAAACTAACTCTATGAAAAAGCAACGTTCTTCCAGACTTGCCTTGAAAAAGGTATGTATTGCTCATTTAACCAAGACCGCTCAAGTCAGTCAGCCGAAACACCGGGAAACCTTCTTTGAACTTTGCACCTTAGACATTCCGCCTGTTTTGAAGCCGTAACCGGCTACCAATCGCCGCCGGCTCCTCCTCCACCGCTATCACCTCCTCCCCAATCGCTGCTGCCGCTATCGGAGCTCCCTCCTGAAGAGGAATAAGAGGAAGACGAAGATGAGGATGATCCAGAAGAGGCGCTGGCGGCTACCACCATTGGAATAATATACTCTCCCATATCTACTTCATTACCACACTTACGGCATCTACGCATTTTTTTTCCTAATCCCTGGCTGGATATGGTGGCATGTTTGATGGTGACATCAAATGCTTTATCCAGGGTATGGAAGCTGCATGCTTCGCATATACCGTAGAATTTTGATGTTTTGCCTGGCCAGGGGACTATTTGGGTGGCTGTTCCGTCGGCATTACGCCATACGTCGTAGCTGACGGATTTTAATTTCCGTTCCAACCGTTGTCCATCGTTGAGGTATTTTGCTTCGCTGTTTGCCGAAACTCTTTGCAGGGGGTTACCTTGTTCGTCGTAGCGGGGGGCGAATCGGTGTTGCCAGTATTTGCGTTTTTTCTGCCAGCTGATGGCATGGAGCAGGAGGAATGGAGAAGCAGGTATCCATACTTTCCAATCCTTGTGCAGGGCCAGCATGGCTTCGTACTGTTTCCATTCATCGCTGAAGTAGCCCTCCAGGAAGCGGCTATATTTCCGGTAGAAATACCAGACCATGAAGGCGGTAAATATATATGCCCATATGGGCAGCCATTCGAGTTTGAGGACGTAGCGCCACTTTTTGAACAGCATGATGCACAGGAGCAGGACTGCGATGGTTAACAGGGCGCTGCCGGCGGCGCTGATCAGTTTATGTGTTTTGCCCTGGCTGAGGGAGGTTTTACTATTGGTCCTGCCGATGATGAAGCAGGCGATAGCGAAGCAGATGGCTATGACGGCTGTCATTATGTACCATGATACTGGTTGGGGCCGGGTGCCGGCGCCTTTTTCCATGACCTGCCGGAGTTCTTCTTTTGCTTCCGGGGTGGTGAGGATACCGATGATGACGTTTACGGCATCGGTGATGCCCTCTGCATAGTGGTCTTCGCGGAATGCAGGTTTGAGCTGTTGTTCTCCGATCTGTTTGGAAACGGCATCGGACAGCAGGCCTTCTACGCCATATCCGGTGATGAAGCGGTAGCGGTGGCGATCTTTTGCGATGAGCAGCAGCAGGCCATTGTCTGCTTTGCCGGCGCCGATCTTCCAGGTGCGGAACAGGTTCATTGCGAAGGTGAAGTCATCCTGTTGGAGGTCGAAGTCGTTGACGATGACGATGGCCATCTGTACACCTGTTTCTTTTTCGAGGCGGGCGATCTCGCTGTTGATGGAGCTGACGCTGAGTTGATCGAGGATACCATCGGGGTTGCTGATATACCCGGTACCTGTTTTCTTGGGATCTGGTATCTGCTCTACGCTATATGCGACTTGTGCATAGGTGTGGAGGTTCAGGGAACAGATCAGCCAGCCGATGATGAGCCAGGCATGCTGTTGTAATAAAATCTTCTTCATAGACAATCAATACAGTACGGACGATGATGATCCAGGTTATGCTTTTTTTGCCTGCTCCAGGCTGTTGACAAAGGCATCGTACAACTGGGAGGAATCGCGGAGCGATATACTTTCGTTGACGAATAATCGGACTACGTCCTCTCCCATGCGACGGGGGATGACGATATTATGGGAAGTACGCAAAATGTTTGCCCATTTTGCGAGATCGATGCCCGGCTGCAATTTCATATGGAAGATATTGGTGCCTTCGGGCAGGGCGGATATTTTCAGTTCGGCACGTTTGTTCAGCCGGTTGAACAAGGCGGAGGCGATGTCGGCGGCTTTTCTGATGCGGGCTTCGAATTGATCGATGGCATCGAGTGCCAGTGCGGCGTTGTGCCAGTTTTGATAGATGGCGCCCCCATGTATTTTGATGAGGTGGTCCATTTTTTCTGTCAGGGCTTTATCGCCACAGAGTATGGCGCCGCTCATGGCGCCTAGGTATTTATATAATGATATATAGACGGTATCGAAGAGGGCGGCGTATTCTTTGAGGGGGATATTGCCGAATGCGGCGGCGAGGTGGAGGCGGGCGCCATCGAGGTGTAGTTTATATCCTTTCTGGCGGCACCATTCGGAGATGCGTTTGATTTCGTTGAAGGGTACCCGTTTGCCATCGCAGCGGCGTACGGGGCATTCGATGGAGACGGCGCCGATGCCGCTGTGGAACACTTCTTCTTTTTCCTGGTATTCGACTGCCTGCTGGAGGTCTTCGAGGGTAAAGGCCGGTGCTCCTTTGGCGAGGGGCATAAGGCGTTTTCCATGTACGGACTGGGCGGCGTCGGCTTCATCGCGGAAGATGTGGCTGGTTTCCTGGACGAATATTTTGGTATTTTCTCCACTGAGGACTTTGAGTGCGAGTTGGTTGGCCATGGTGCCGGAGGGAAAAAATTTAGCACTTTCTTTTCCCATGATGTCAGCGCATCGTTTTTCCAGTGCTGCTACGACGCCGCTGCGGCCGTAGAAGTCGGCTTCGATGGCTTTTGTTTGTTGTATTTTTTGCAGTTGTGCCAGTTGTTCACCCGGGTTTACGAGGAGGGTATCGCTGACGAAGTTGACCATGGGTAGATCGGGCGGGATATTATCCTGGCTGTTTGCTATTGCCGCGGTCAGTGGTGCGGGGATGATCACGGGCAGTAGTGACAGGCCGGATGACCGTAGGAATTCGCGGCGGCGTATTTTTTCCATAGCGTATTAGATTGAGGCTTCTGTTGTTCTATGGGTATAAATATAGTCCGATAAATTGGAAATCCCGGCGGAAGCCGGGATCTAATCGATATAAAAGAATGGCGAAAAGAAGAGGTTTGTAAAAAAGAAAAACAGCTACCGGAGAAATTTGGCTGAGTGGTAGCTGTTTTTGTGTGTGTGCATCAAGAGGGGTTCTCAAACAACCATACATAGGTGAATAACGGGATAGCCCTAGGGCAGATAGCAGAGGCCATATTGGCCGAAATTTCCTTTCCCGGACTTTGAAATAGGCGTCAGTACGTTAAGCCAGTTAGACAACTGTGAGGTAGCCTTTCGGAATACGGAAGGTTTGATCACGATATTGAGCGTGGTACACGGAGCGATGGCTTTTCTGCCCGGCAGTAGTATACTGCGTTCGCTTTCTTCCCATATCAATTGTTTTTCCCGGTATACTTTGAAGTATACGTCGGGGCCAGCGTTGTTACTTTGTCGGTAGGCAGACTGACGCCCTTTGTCCCCCGTTATAATATTTTTATAATTCAGTTTGAATCTTCCTTGTGCGTTGGTGTAGGTACAACCGAGCATGCTACCATTTCGTGCGTTAAAGGCTTCTATTTTGAGCATGGGCTGACCTGCGCGGTATCCCTGAAATCGGACGGTGCCGGTGATGACCCAGGTATTGAAGGATGCCCTGAGGGCGTTCCATTTATCGGAGGGGATGACGTAGGCGTATGCGGCTACGTATCCTCCGTTGGTATTTTTTTTCCAGTGCGGCGCGATGCTGCTCAGGTGATAGTGTCTGGTTTCGCAGGCAGGTAGTTGTTTACCATGCAGGCAATCGATGCAGACATCTATTTCGAGCGGTTCGGTGAACAGGTGTATTTGTGGCCAGGAGATGCTGAAGTTGCCTTGAGTATCCAGTGTTCCTTCTGCCAGCAATCGTTTTCCTTTTTCAGCCACCTCTTTATCTGTGAGTTGTCTGAGATCGTTATACATGTCTTTTCGGGCGTTTGCCCATGTTTTGCCGGATAGTTCCGGGAGGTATACTCTCACTTGCGCGTTTGCCAGCGGCTCGATGCCATCATCACAGATCAGCGCAGAGATGTTTCCTATTAACAGGTAACTCATAGTTGTAAGTTTTAAAAGGGGGTTAACGAGCTGAACCTATTGTGGCTGTAAATGGTGACAGCCGCACCCTCTGCTTACATA
Protein-coding regions in this window:
- a CDS encoding threonine aldolase family protein, whose product is MEKIRRREFLRSSGLSLLPVIIPAPLTAAIANSQDNIPPDLPMVNFVSDTLLVNPGEQLAQLQKIQQTKAIEADFYGRSGVVAALEKRCADIMGKESAKFFPSGTMANQLALKVLSGENTKIFVQETSHIFRDEADAAQSVHGKRLMPLAKGAPAFTLEDLQQAVEYQEKEEVFHSGIGAVSIECPVRRCDGKRVPFNEIKRISEWCRQKGYKLHLDGARLHLAAAFGNIPLKEYAALFDTVYISLYKYLGAMSGAILCGDKALTEKMDHLIKIHGGAIYQNWHNAALALDAIDQFEARIRKAADIASALFNRLNKRAELKISALPEGTNIFHMKLQPGIDLAKWANILRTSHNIVIPRRMGEDVVRLFVNESISLRDSSQLYDAFVNSLEQAKKA
- a CDS encoding TPM domain-containing protein translates to MKKILLQQHAWLIIGWLICSLNLHTYAQVAYSVEQIPDPKKTGTGYISNPDGILDQLSVSSINSEIARLEKETGVQMAIVIVNDFDLQQDDFTFAMNLFRTWKIGAGKADNGLLLLIAKDRHRYRFITGYGVEGLLSDAVSKQIGEQQLKPAFREDHYAEGITDAVNVIIGILTTPEAKEELRQVMEKGAGTRPQPVSWYIMTAVIAICFAIACFIIGRTNSKTSLSQGKTHKLISAAGSALLTIAVLLLCIMLFKKWRYVLKLEWLPIWAYIFTAFMVWYFYRKYSRFLEGYFSDEWKQYEAMLALHKDWKVWIPASPFLLLHAISWQKKRKYWQHRFAPRYDEQGNPLQRVSANSEAKYLNDGQRLERKLKSVSYDVWRNADGTATQIVPWPGKTSKFYGICEACSFHTLDKAFDVTIKHATISSQGLGKKMRRCRKCGNEVDMGEYIIPMVVAASASSGSSSSSSSSYSSSGGSSDSGSSDWGGGDSGGGGAGGDW
- a CDS encoding SusC/RagA family TonB-linked outer membrane protein, yielding MKKTTLFLFKVCAQSSVWLLLALSIYAQSKVITGKVTDSQDNSPLPGVTVQVKNGKTGTQTGADGSYRLTVPADGNTIIFSFVGYQQLERAVASAGTINVALVADVKSLQDVVVVGYGTQKKSEVTSAVTSVKAEDFRQGGARNALDLIQGKVAGLAITRTSGTNPNSGVAIQLRGATSLTGSISPLIVIDGIPGGNLDLLQQDDVASIDVLKDGSAAAIYGTQANGGVILITTKRGRSGPMKVDYASYIRKEYVQRRPKFLTGEEFAAKIASGEIKTTDRGNRTDFLDLLINHANLTQNHNLAFSGGNDKSTYRVSLYYQDLQGIAKENARQQYGGRVSITSRGLQDRLSLQLNLTTNFNKANMLGGGGWEGYLTANPTTSPYNPDGSWLFERNGTNELARLSQETNRRQQQTTSGDAKLGLEIIKGLKASIFASVQRDSWLDGAYRLQKSESSKENYDSSGYASQNTELKVNYAVEPTLEYVTTIAKDHNLTAITGYSYRYGVEQGFNANNWGFLNDVFQENKLDAGSKLTEGKAGMNSYKNDNTLIAFFGRVNYAYKNKYMAQVIFRREGSSRFGANNKWGNFPAVSAGWNIKEERFMNMVPVVDALKLRVGYGITGNSGIANYASLVTMGTGGNYIYPDGFWRQTYGPNRNPNPDLRWEKKKEWNIGVDFSLFKGRLSGAIDVYKRTTEDLLETFTSQQPPFIRESIYVNVGSISARGVELTLSGIPVTNKNFTWNVDLAASTNNTRLDKFSNDLYKLDFKTYGDIGGAGALGNAIRTNEGERLGNFYGKRFAGFTDDGKWLFYKKDGSKVTFDKINSQQDHVVLGNAIPKFYASLTNTFHYKNLDLRIFMRGKFGYKILNTMELAYGNKVAVPNNVLRTAFTKHAKLNDTYQYSDYYLEKGDHVKIDEITLGYNFSFKNTPIIRNLRVYVTGGNLFTITGYSGNDPDFIRDTGLNPGIDALNTADNRSPYISTRSFMIGLNVGF